The following are from one region of the Cyanobium gracile PCC 6307 genome:
- the rlmB gene encoding 23S rRNA (guanosine(2251)-2'-O)-methyltransferase RlmB, translating to MSPSPDRRGDRRPDRRPDRRSDPGADRTPRRLGSGAGGRPVSRGSASPRPRRPGDPFGRARPPFDRERGVEGGGERGSERAGERSGAPDRGPGSPYGRRPSDGRPGGDGSGEFRGGSGRPTRERRTGERFSPARPSFGRPVPGRSGAGRPTTGRPSPTRSAPARRGPALFRDADRAPRPFQGRSPERPESDGSDVDFRGAAEAFAAAAPTDLIWGRHSTQATLESGRPIHRVWCTPEMRFNPRFLQLLREAKSSGVLVEEVTWARLGQLTGGAVHQGIVLQPAAAETLDLTSLIEGCRSIGEAPLLIAVDGLTDPHNLGAIVRSAEALGAHGMVLPQRRNAGLTGSVAKVAAGALEHLPVARVVNLNRSLDALKQEGYRVVGLAEEGTVSLEEVDLEGPLVVVTGSEGDGLSLLTRRSCDQLVRIPLRGATPSLNASVATALLLYEVARRGWMRGLTGTAPAPRIVRPSMPAPPDPELEASPEALVGPEAQVRPEAAVGPEVEAALPDDAAAEELDDGNGPEESQPEEAAETPAAELAEPLEPAEPATEPAAEPLDTAAMEPAAEALPVPPEATAPPVPEAPPVPEAPAIPLEPLPYLPSPQPGFDGDIRL from the coding sequence ATGAGTCCCTCCCCTGACCGCCGCGGCGACCGCCGCCCCGACCGTCGTCCTGACCGCCGCTCCGATCCCGGCGCCGACCGGACCCCCCGGCGCCTCGGCTCCGGTGCCGGCGGGCGCCCCGTCAGCCGCGGTTCCGCCTCGCCCCGCCCCCGCCGTCCCGGCGATCCCTTTGGCCGTGCCAGGCCGCCCTTCGACCGGGAGCGTGGCGTTGAGGGGGGCGGTGAACGCGGCAGTGAGCGAGCTGGCGAGCGGTCGGGTGCCCCCGATCGCGGCCCCGGCAGCCCCTACGGCCGCCGCCCCTCCGACGGCCGCCCCGGCGGTGATGGATCCGGCGAGTTCCGCGGCGGCAGCGGCCGCCCGACCCGGGAGCGCCGCACGGGCGAGCGCTTCAGCCCCGCCCGCCCCTCCTTCGGCCGACCCGTCCCCGGCCGCTCTGGGGCCGGACGCCCGACCACCGGCCGTCCCAGCCCGACCCGCTCGGCTCCGGCCCGCCGGGGCCCGGCCCTGTTCCGGGACGCGGATCGCGCCCCTCGCCCCTTCCAGGGACGCAGCCCGGAACGGCCGGAATCCGACGGTTCTGACGTCGACTTCCGTGGCGCGGCGGAGGCCTTCGCCGCCGCCGCCCCCACCGACCTCATCTGGGGCCGCCATTCCACCCAGGCCACCCTGGAGAGCGGCCGGCCGATCCACCGGGTGTGGTGCACGCCCGAGATGCGCTTCAACCCCCGTTTCCTGCAGCTGCTGCGGGAGGCCAAGTCCTCCGGCGTGCTGGTGGAGGAGGTGACCTGGGCGCGCCTGGGCCAGCTCACCGGGGGGGCCGTGCACCAGGGGATCGTGCTGCAACCCGCCGCCGCCGAGACCCTCGACCTGACCAGCCTGATCGAAGGCTGCCGCAGCATCGGTGAAGCGCCCCTGCTGATCGCGGTGGACGGCCTCACCGACCCCCACAACCTCGGCGCCATCGTCCGCAGCGCCGAGGCCCTGGGGGCCCACGGCATGGTCCTGCCCCAGCGCCGCAACGCCGGCCTGACGGGTTCGGTGGCGAAGGTGGCGGCCGGCGCCCTTGAGCACCTTCCCGTGGCCCGGGTGGTCAACCTCAACCGCTCCCTCGACGCCCTCAAGCAGGAGGGCTACCGGGTGGTGGGCCTGGCGGAGGAGGGCACCGTCAGCCTGGAGGAGGTGGACCTGGAGGGTCCCCTTGTGGTGGTCACCGGTTCGGAGGGGGACGGCCTGTCCCTGCTCACCCGCCGCTCCTGCGACCAGCTGGTGCGCATTCCCCTGCGGGGTGCCACGCCGAGCCTGAACGCCTCGGTGGCGACGGCGCTGCTGCTCTACGAAGTCGCCCGCCGCGGCTGGATGCGGGGTCTGACGGGCACCGCCCCCGCCCCCAGGATCGTGCGGCCCTCGATGCCGGCGCCCCCCGACCCCGAGCTGGAAGCCTCGCCCGAAGCGCTGGTTGGGCCCGAAGCCCAGGTTAGGCCTGAAGCGGCGGTTGGGCCGGAGGTGGAGGCGGCACTCCCGGACGACGCGGCGGCCGAGGAGCTCGACGATGGGAACGGGCCTGAGGAGAGCCAGCCGGAGGAGGCAGCTGAAACGCCCGCCGCCGAGCTGGCCGAACCGCTCGAACCTGCCGAGCCAGCCACCGAACCAGCCGCCGAACCGCTGGATACCGCTGCCATGGAACCGGCCGCGGAGGCCCTCCCGGTGCCGCCGGAGGCGACGGCTCCCCCGGTCCCCGAGGCTCCCCCGGTCCCCGAGGCTCCGGCGATTCCCCTGGAGCCCCTGCCTTACCTGCCATCGCCCCAGCCGGGCTTTGACGGTGACATCCGCCTCTGA
- a CDS encoding DUF1816 domain-containing protein: MNPLLWPMRGIANGLGLAWWARVETHSPDAVYWFGPFVRRRTLEQALPAFLDDLRAESPASLEHQCLRTGRSEPFTESPDLAN; the protein is encoded by the coding sequence ATGAACCCACTGCTCTGGCCCATGCGCGGCATCGCCAATGGGCTGGGCCTGGCCTGGTGGGCGCGGGTGGAAACCCACTCCCCCGACGCGGTGTACTGGTTCGGGCCCTTCGTGCGGCGGCGGACGCTGGAGCAGGCGCTGCCCGCCTTCCTGGACGACCTGCGGGCGGAGTCACCGGCCTCCCTGGAGCACCAGTGCCTGCGCACCGGCCGCAGCGAGCCGTTCACCGAATCTCCAGATCTGGCCAACTGA